A portion of the Streptomyces sp. NBC_00376 genome contains these proteins:
- the yczE gene encoding membrane protein YczE: MSITTVPRGAHLTRRLIQLYVGLALYGTSSALLVRAGLGLEPWGVLHQGLAERTDLSIGVVSIIVGAIVLLLWIPIRQRPGLGTVSNVFVVGIAMDGTLALVPDVHGLAAQIAVMAAGVVVNGVATGLYIAARFGPGPRDGLMTGLHRLTGRSIRLVRTLLEVAVVVTGFLLGGTLGAGTVVYALAIGPLAQFFLRFFAVGGKPGAEAGADGGGTAGKGAAGKGAARGEAVASAPDDGDSAVTARTPEQAILPE, from the coding sequence TTGTCCATCACGACCGTCCCTCGCGGGGCGCACCTCACCCGCCGGCTGATCCAGCTGTACGTCGGTCTCGCGCTGTACGGGACGAGTTCGGCGCTGCTGGTCCGGGCCGGTCTGGGGCTCGAACCCTGGGGCGTGCTGCATCAGGGGCTCGCCGAGCGCACCGACCTGTCCATCGGCGTCGTCTCGATCATCGTCGGCGCGATCGTGCTGCTGCTGTGGATCCCGATCAGGCAGCGTCCGGGCCTGGGCACCGTCTCCAATGTCTTCGTCGTGGGCATAGCCATGGACGGCACGCTGGCGCTGGTGCCCGACGTGCACGGCCTCGCCGCGCAGATCGCCGTGATGGCCGCGGGGGTCGTGGTCAACGGCGTCGCCACGGGGCTGTACATCGCGGCACGGTTCGGCCCCGGCCCGCGTGACGGGCTCATGACCGGGCTGCACCGGCTGACCGGCCGCTCGATCCGGCTGGTGCGGACGCTGCTCGAGGTGGCGGTCGTGGTGACCGGCTTCCTGCTCGGTGGCACCCTCGGCGCCGGCACGGTCGTGTACGCCCTGGCCATCGGCCCGCTCGCCCAGTTCTTCCTGCGCTTCTTCGCGGTCGGCGGGAAGCCGGGCGCGGAGGCCGGGGCCGACGGGGGTGGCACCGCCGGGAAGGGCGCGGCCGGGAAGGGCGCGGCCCGCGGGGAGGCCGTCGCATCCGCGCCGGACGACGGCGACAGTGCCGTCACCGCCCGGACACCGGAGCAGGCCATACTTCCGGAGTGA
- a CDS encoding SCO1417 family MocR-like transcription factor, which produces MAQWTSAVGAAQLARQLRAQQPRPAGPGARKPPAYRALADGIRLLVLEGRVPVAARLPAERELALALSVSRTTVAAAYEALRTEGFLESRRGAGSWTAVPAGNTLPARGLEPLPPESLGSMIDLGCASLPAPEPWLTRAFQGAIEELAPYAHTHGDYPAGLPALRQMIADRYTRRGIPTMPEQIMVTTGAMGAIDAICHLFAGRGERIAVESPSYANILQLMREAGARLVPVAMEEGLGGWDMNRWRQVLRDAAPRLAYVVADFHNPTGALADEDRRRDLVDAARSAGTVLVVDETMTELCLDPDVRMPRRVCAFDPAGSTVITVGSASKAFWAGMRIGWVRAAPDVIRSLVAARAYADMGTPVLEQLALNWLMRTGGWEEAVQVRRGQARENRDALVTAVRRELPDWEFSVPDGGLTLWVRTGGLSGSRLAVAGERVGVRVPSGPRFGVDGAFEGYVRLPFTVAGPVADEAAVRLAAAAQLVGSGAGVGGETPRTFVA; this is translated from the coding sequence ATGGCTCAGTGGACTTCGGCAGTGGGTGCGGCCCAGCTCGCCCGGCAGCTCCGGGCCCAGCAGCCCCGGCCCGCCGGACCGGGCGCCCGCAAGCCGCCCGCCTATCGTGCGCTGGCCGACGGGATCCGTCTGCTCGTCCTCGAAGGCCGGGTGCCCGTTGCCGCCAGGCTCCCCGCCGAACGCGAACTGGCGCTCGCCCTCTCCGTCAGCCGCACCACCGTCGCCGCCGCCTACGAGGCGCTGCGGACCGAGGGGTTCCTGGAGTCCCGGCGGGGAGCCGGCAGCTGGACCGCCGTGCCCGCCGGGAACACGCTGCCCGCACGCGGACTGGAACCGCTGCCCCCGGAATCCCTCGGTTCGATGATCGACCTGGGCTGTGCCTCGCTGCCCGCCCCCGAGCCGTGGCTGACCCGGGCGTTCCAGGGCGCCATCGAGGAGCTCGCTCCGTACGCCCACACCCACGGCGACTACCCGGCCGGGCTGCCCGCGCTGCGGCAGATGATCGCCGACCGCTACACCCGGCGCGGGATTCCGACCATGCCCGAACAGATCATGGTCACCACCGGCGCGATGGGGGCGATCGACGCGATCTGCCACCTCTTCGCGGGCCGGGGCGAGCGGATCGCGGTGGAGTCCCCGAGCTACGCCAACATCCTGCAGCTGATGCGGGAGGCGGGCGCCCGCCTGGTGCCGGTGGCGATGGAGGAGGGGCTCGGCGGCTGGGACATGAACCGGTGGCGGCAGGTGCTGCGGGACGCGGCGCCCCGGCTCGCCTATGTGGTCGCCGACTTCCACAACCCCACCGGCGCGCTGGCCGACGAGGACCGGCGGCGTGACCTGGTGGACGCGGCCCGCTCCGCCGGTACGGTCCTGGTCGTCGACGAGACCATGACCGAGCTCTGCCTCGACCCCGATGTGCGGATGCCCCGGCGGGTCTGCGCCTTCGATCCCGCGGGCTCCACCGTGATCACGGTCGGATCGGCGAGCAAGGCCTTCTGGGCGGGCATGCGGATCGGCTGGGTGCGCGCCGCCCCGGACGTGATCCGCAGCCTGGTGGCCGCCCGCGCCTACGCCGACATGGGCACCCCCGTCCTCGAACAGCTCGCCCTGAACTGGCTGATGCGCACCGGCGGCTGGGAGGAGGCCGTGCAGGTCCGGCGCGGACAGGCGAGGGAGAACCGGGACGCGCTCGTCACCGCGGTCCGCCGGGAGCTGCCCGACTGGGAGTTCTCGGTCCCGGACGGCGGCCTGACGCTCTGGGTGCGGACGGGCGGCCTCTCCGGCTCCCGGCTGGCGGTGGCCGGGGAGCGGGTCGGGGTCCGCGTTCCGTCCGGCCCCCGGTTCGGGGTCGACGGCGCCTTCGAGGGGTACGTACGGCTGCCGTTCACGGTCGCTGGGCCGGTCGCGGACGAGGCTGCGGTACGGCTCGCGGCTGCGGCGCAACTGGTCGGGTCGGGGGCGGGTGTGGGGGGCGAGACGCCGCGTACGTTCGTCGCCTGA
- a CDS encoding ankyrin repeat domain-containing protein, with amino-acid sequence MSETPDPEVVELATKVFDLARRGETDALAAYVDAGVPANLTNDRGDSLLMLAAYHGHAAAVTALVGRGADPDRANDRGQTPLAGAVFKGEDAVIEALLSAGADPAAGTPSALDTARMFGKADLLELFGSR; translated from the coding sequence ATGAGCGAAACACCCGATCCCGAGGTGGTCGAGCTGGCGACGAAGGTCTTCGACCTCGCTCGCCGAGGTGAGACCGACGCGCTCGCCGCCTACGTCGACGCGGGCGTACCCGCGAACCTCACCAACGACCGGGGCGATTCGCTGCTGATGCTCGCCGCCTACCACGGCCACGCCGCCGCCGTCACGGCCCTCGTCGGCCGGGGCGCCGACCCGGACCGGGCCAACGACCGCGGGCAGACGCCGCTCGCCGGAGCTGTCTTCAAGGGCGAGGACGCGGTCATCGAGGCGCTGCTCTCCGCCGGGGCCGATCCGGCCGCCGGAACACCCTCCGCACTGGACACGGCCCGCATGTTCGGCAAGGCCGACCTGCTGGAACTCTTCGGTTCCCGCTGA
- a CDS encoding HEAT repeat domain-containing protein, with translation MFDPFIAPSGTLLGLLQRGRGDGTLHALAAPRPEALAALNHCVLSDPRHDWQVENRSLYYARLYLDLDGGIEEIERHLCDPDDHLDTDDSRTGLALAVLGHLASYGRGDALALLRRYAATGANWAWALDELALRDDDAGLRALAVPVLGRFPATEEGAAELAAAVRDAYEPRPWRLWAEDSRDEIGARVRAASEQGSFDRWQRQMRPSGPRPGWSVQAVFDWAQQGLERGSTLHGPAARCLTAVAGPEDRPTIVEAARSGPAGARCAALHYLAEARDPAVLDLIEAGAVSASRTVADASVAAFERMCGDAAVDRARSWARRPDALGASAAGVLACRGGAQDASLVLGALRAAVRGDGPDAPRLWTLVDGAGRLGIGCAAPVLRHIYRETSSSHLRGRAARALAATDPSFATGFAVECLWDCEETTREVAALHAETGDIRVAERLRRLAADPAEEAEVQTAVRSRIGPDTPAA, from the coding sequence ATGTTTGATCCGTTCATAGCGCCGAGCGGCACCCTGCTCGGCCTGCTGCAGAGGGGCCGTGGCGACGGCACGCTCCACGCGCTCGCCGCACCACGCCCCGAGGCCCTGGCGGCTCTCAACCACTGCGTCCTGAGCGATCCGCGTCACGACTGGCAGGTGGAGAACCGCTCCCTCTACTACGCACGCCTCTACCTCGACCTCGACGGCGGCATCGAGGAGATCGAGCGGCACCTGTGCGATCCCGACGACCACCTCGACACCGACGACTCGCGCACCGGGCTGGCCCTGGCCGTGCTCGGCCACCTCGCCTCGTACGGACGCGGCGACGCACTGGCCCTGCTGCGGCGGTACGCCGCGACCGGCGCCAACTGGGCCTGGGCCCTGGACGAACTCGCCCTGCGCGACGACGACGCCGGACTCCGCGCCCTCGCCGTACCCGTGCTCGGCCGGTTCCCGGCCACCGAGGAGGGCGCGGCCGAGCTGGCCGCCGCCGTACGGGACGCCTACGAGCCCCGCCCCTGGCGGCTCTGGGCGGAGGACTCGCGCGACGAGATCGGCGCCAGGGTCCGAGCCGCCTCGGAGCAGGGCTCGTTCGACCGCTGGCAGCGCCAGATGCGCCCCAGCGGCCCCCGTCCGGGCTGGAGCGTCCAGGCGGTCTTCGACTGGGCCCAGCAGGGGCTCGAACGCGGCAGCACCCTCCATGGGCCGGCCGCCCGCTGCCTCACTGCCGTCGCGGGCCCCGAGGACCGGCCCACGATCGTCGAGGCCGCCCGCAGCGGCCCCGCCGGCGCACGCTGCGCCGCCCTGCACTATCTCGCGGAGGCCAGGGACCCGGCCGTGCTCGACCTGATCGAGGCCGGAGCGGTCAGCGCCTCGCGCACCGTCGCCGACGCGTCCGTCGCCGCCTTCGAGCGAATGTGCGGCGACGCGGCGGTGGACCGCGCCCGGAGCTGGGCCCGGCGGCCCGACGCGCTCGGCGCGTCCGCGGCCGGTGTGCTCGCCTGCCGGGGCGGCGCCCAGGACGCCTCACTGGTCCTCGGCGCACTGCGCGCGGCCGTACGGGGCGACGGGCCTGACGCACCACGGCTGTGGACCCTCGTCGACGGCGCGGGACGGCTAGGCATCGGCTGTGCCGCACCGGTACTGCGGCACATCTACCGGGAGACGTCCTCCTCGCACCTGCGCGGCCGGGCGGCCCGCGCACTGGCCGCCACCGACCCCTCCTTCGCCACCGGATTCGCCGTCGAATGCCTGTGGGACTGCGAGGAGACCACCCGCGAGGTGGCCGCACTCCACGCGGAGACCGGGGACATCAGGGTCGCGGAGCGGCTCCGCCGCCTCGCCGCCGACCCGGCCGAGGAGGCCGAGGTGCAGACGGCGGTACGCAGCCGGATCGGGCCCGACACCCCCGCGGCCTGA
- a CDS encoding hydantoinase B/oxoprolinase family protein, with the protein MTGRWEFWIDRGGTFTDVVGRDPDGHLITRKLLSHDPDRYRDAAVAGIRALLGLGPTDPVPADRVAAVRIGTTVATNALLERRGEPTVLVITEGFRDALRIAYQNRPRLFDRRILLPEAVYERVIEVPERIDARGRVVTPLDREAVAERLRAAHAEGLRSAAVVLMHGYRHPGHESAVADAAREAGFTQVSCSHEVSPLIKLVPRGDTTVVDAYLSPILRRYVDEVAGELDGIRLMFMQSNGGLREASHFRGKDAVLSGPAGGVVGMARTSEQAGFEPVIGFDMGGTSTDVSHYAGDFERELGTQVAGVRMRAPMMSIHTVAAGGGSVLHFDGRRYRVGPDSAGATPGPACYRRGGPLTVTDANVMLGRIQPAHFPAVFGPGGDLPLDADLVRKRFDALAEDVARATGTRRTPAETAAGFLEIAVLNMASAVKKISVQRGHDITRYALTGFGGAGGQHVCAVADSLGIDTVLVPPLAGVLSAYGIGLADATAMREQSVEAELNEATRTAIGGLCDELAARTRAELRADAVPDPAISTRARVLLRYAGTDSSLPVDLDTAPAMAEAFTAEHRARYAFTMDKPLVVEAVSVEATGTAGRHRPRPADREPRPGTRPRPHDTVRMFADGRWQDTPLHRREDLRTADTVTGPAVIAEADATTVVDPGWQATLHGTGHLLLTRVRPRPDRTAVGTRVDPVMLEVFNNLFMSIAEQMGVRLENTAHSVNIKERLDFSCALFDADGNLIANAPHIPVHLGSMGESIKEVLRRNGEAMRPGDVYAINDPYHGGTHLPDVTVVTPVFDGADGERPELRFLVASRGHHAEIGGITPGSMPAFSRTIHEEGVLFDNWLLVRDGRFREDETRELLTAAAYPSRDPEANLADLRAQIAANEKGIAELRRMTEQFGTDAVAAYMRHVQDNAEESVRRIIAALHDGSYRYETDNGAVIEVALTVDRAARSAVVDFTGTSPQQPGNFNAPKSVVMAAVLYVFRTLVDDDIPLNSGCLKPVEVRIPEGSMLAPVHPAATVAGNVETSQAVTGALYAALGIQAEGSGTMNNLTFGNERVQYYETVASGSGAGDGFDGADAVQTHMTNSRLTDPEVLEWRYPVLLESFRVREGSGGDGRWHGGRGVERRIRFLEPVTVALLSGHRRVRPYGMAGGGPGARGDQHIEHPGDRAATALRGCDTAELEAGDVLVLRTPGGGGYGTPRPGRDDGAERGGEQGAEHGGENGGESGGEDGGERGWERGGEGP; encoded by the coding sequence ATGACCGGACGCTGGGAGTTCTGGATCGACCGAGGCGGGACGTTCACCGATGTCGTGGGCCGGGACCCGGACGGGCACCTGATCACCCGCAAGCTGCTCTCCCACGACCCGGACCGCTACCGCGACGCCGCCGTGGCCGGAATCCGGGCGCTGCTCGGCCTCGGCCCCACCGACCCGGTCCCCGCCGACCGGGTCGCCGCGGTGCGGATCGGCACCACCGTCGCCACCAACGCCCTGCTGGAGCGGCGCGGCGAGCCGACCGTCCTGGTCATCACGGAGGGCTTCCGGGACGCGCTGCGCATCGCGTACCAGAACCGGCCGCGCCTCTTCGACCGCCGCATCCTGCTGCCCGAGGCCGTCTACGAGCGGGTGATCGAGGTCCCCGAGCGGATCGACGCCCGCGGCCGGGTCGTCACCCCGCTGGACCGGGAAGCGGTCGCCGAGCGGCTGAGGGCGGCCCACGCCGAGGGACTGCGCAGCGCGGCCGTCGTCCTGATGCACGGCTACCGCCACCCCGGACACGAGAGCGCCGTGGCCGACGCGGCGCGCGAGGCGGGCTTCACCCAGGTCAGCTGCTCGCACGAGGTGAGCCCGCTGATCAAACTGGTGCCACGCGGCGACACCACCGTCGTCGACGCCTACCTCTCGCCGATCCTGCGCCGGTACGTCGACGAGGTCGCCGGTGAACTCGACGGCATCCGGCTGATGTTCATGCAGTCCAACGGCGGGCTGCGAGAAGCCTCCCACTTCCGGGGCAAGGACGCGGTGCTCTCCGGCCCCGCCGGTGGCGTGGTCGGCATGGCCCGCACCTCCGAACAGGCCGGATTCGAGCCGGTCATCGGCTTCGACATGGGCGGCACGTCCACCGACGTCTCGCACTACGCGGGCGATTTCGAGCGCGAACTCGGTACCCAGGTCGCCGGAGTACGGATGCGCGCCCCGATGATGAGCATCCACACTGTCGCGGCCGGCGGCGGTTCCGTGCTGCACTTCGACGGCCGGCGCTACCGGGTCGGCCCCGACTCGGCGGGCGCGACGCCCGGCCCGGCCTGCTACCGCCGCGGCGGTCCGCTGACCGTCACCGATGCCAATGTGATGCTCGGCCGGATCCAGCCCGCGCACTTCCCGGCCGTGTTCGGACCGGGCGGCGACCTCCCGCTCGACGCGGACCTGGTCCGCAAACGCTTCGACGCGCTCGCCGAGGACGTCGCACGCGCCACCGGAACCCGGCGCACGCCCGCCGAGACCGCCGCCGGATTCCTGGAGATCGCCGTGCTCAACATGGCGAGCGCGGTCAAGAAGATCTCCGTGCAGCGCGGGCACGACATCACCCGCTACGCCCTGACCGGCTTCGGCGGCGCCGGTGGCCAGCACGTCTGCGCCGTCGCCGACTCGCTGGGCATCGACACGGTCCTCGTACCGCCGCTGGCGGGCGTGCTGTCCGCGTACGGGATCGGCCTCGCCGACGCCACCGCGATGCGCGAGCAGTCGGTGGAAGCGGAGCTGAACGAGGCGACCAGGACCGCGATCGGCGGACTCTGTGACGAACTGGCCGCCCGGACCCGTGCCGAACTGCGTGCCGACGCCGTCCCCGACCCCGCGATCAGCACCCGTGCCCGGGTACTGCTGCGCTACGCGGGTACGGACTCCAGCCTGCCCGTCGACCTGGACACCGCACCCGCCATGGCCGAGGCGTTCACCGCCGAGCACCGGGCGCGCTACGCGTTCACCATGGACAAGCCCCTGGTCGTCGAGGCGGTGTCGGTCGAGGCGACCGGAACGGCGGGCCGGCACCGGCCCCGCCCGGCCGACCGAGAGCCACGCCCGGGAACCCGGCCCCGACCGCACGACACCGTGCGGATGTTCGCCGACGGCCGATGGCAGGACACCCCGCTCCACCGCCGCGAGGACCTCCGCACCGCCGACACCGTGACCGGCCCTGCCGTCATCGCCGAGGCGGACGCCACCACCGTCGTCGACCCGGGCTGGCAGGCCACGCTCCACGGCACCGGCCATCTGCTGCTCACCAGGGTCCGCCCGCGCCCGGACCGTACCGCCGTCGGCACCCGGGTCGACCCCGTCATGCTGGAGGTCTTCAACAACCTCTTCATGTCGATCGCCGAGCAGATGGGTGTGCGCCTGGAGAACACGGCCCACTCCGTCAACATCAAGGAGCGGCTCGACTTCTCCTGCGCGCTCTTCGACGCGGACGGCAATCTGATCGCCAACGCCCCGCACATCCCCGTCCACCTCGGCTCGATGGGGGAGTCCATCAAGGAGGTGCTGCGGCGCAACGGCGAGGCGATGCGGCCCGGCGACGTGTACGCCATCAATGATCCGTACCACGGGGGAACCCACCTGCCCGACGTGACCGTGGTGACACCCGTGTTCGACGGGGCCGACGGCGAGCGGCCGGAGCTGCGCTTCCTCGTGGCCTCACGCGGACACCACGCCGAGATCGGCGGCATCACCCCCGGCTCCATGCCCGCCTTCAGCCGCACCATCCATGAGGAGGGGGTGCTGTTCGACAACTGGCTGCTGGTGCGCGACGGCAGGTTCCGCGAGGACGAGACGCGCGAACTGCTCACCGCCGCCGCATACCCCTCGCGCGACCCGGAGGCCAACCTCGCCGACCTGCGCGCCCAGATCGCCGCGAACGAGAAGGGCATCGCCGAACTCCGCCGCATGACCGAACAGTTCGGGACCGATGCCGTCGCCGCGTACATGCGGCACGTACAGGACAACGCCGAGGAGTCCGTCCGCCGGATCATCGCCGCACTGCACGACGGCTCCTACCGCTACGAGACCGACAACGGCGCGGTCATCGAGGTCGCCCTCACCGTGGACCGGGCCGCCCGCAGCGCGGTCGTCGACTTCACCGGCACCTCACCGCAGCAGCCGGGCAACTTCAACGCGCCGAAATCCGTGGTCATGGCGGCCGTGCTCTACGTCTTCCGGACCCTGGTCGACGACGACATCCCCCTCAACAGCGGCTGTCTCAAACCCGTGGAGGTCCGGATCCCGGAAGGCTCCATGCTGGCGCCCGTCCACCCGGCGGCCACCGTCGCGGGGAACGTGGAGACGTCCCAGGCCGTCACCGGTGCCCTGTACGCGGCCCTCGGCATCCAGGCCGAGGGCTCGGGCACCATGAACAACCTCACCTTCGGCAACGAACGCGTCCAGTACTACGAGACCGTGGCGAGCGGCTCCGGCGCGGGCGACGGCTTCGACGGCGCCGACGCCGTACAGACCCACATGACCAACTCCCGCCTCACCGACCCCGAAGTCCTCGAATGGCGCTACCCCGTCCTGCTGGAGAGCTTCCGGGTCCGTGAGGGCAGCGGGGGCGACGGGCGCTGGCACGGCGGCCGCGGCGTGGAGCGGCGCATCCGCTTCCTGGAGCCCGTCACCGTGGCGCTGCTCTCCGGCCACCGCCGGGTCCGGCCGTACGGCATGGCGGGCGGCGGACCCGGCGCACGGGGCGACCAGCACATCGAGCACCCGGGCGACCGGGCGGCCACCGCGCTGCGCGGCTGCGACACGGCCGAGCTGGAGGCTGGGGACGTTCTGGTGCTGCGCACACCTGGCGGCGGGGGCTACGGAACCCCGCGGCCGGGTCGCGACGACGGTGCGGAGCGCGGCGGAGAACAGGGTGCGGAACACGGCGGGGAGAACGGCGGCGAGAGCGGCGGAGAAGACGGCGGGGAACGCGGTTGGGAACGTGGAGGGGAAGGGCCCTGA
- a CDS encoding sensor histidine kinase, translating into MRFRGKSIRRKIVALLLVPLISLTALWGFATFLTGREAGRLLSAGTVVEKVGHPLEDTVRAIQSERRQTLVFLADPRASNALPLLQRQRAATDRVLNGVKDGARQQDIRDALSSDDGAQLNSILGTVEGLGALRDSVDRRTIDRSKAMEFYNRLIDPCYRFLTGLRTMENVSMDKQVRALVGISRAREMLSREDALVASSLIAGRLTAAELRQISDLVANRELLYEINVDALPAAERQRVERYWASPDSEPLRTAEKTLIEGGPTQDPRAVDAERWQDAAPPVLDRLANDSTEMNNRFQDRSKPAGYSVLIKAGIAGVLGFLALIASVFVSVRIGRELIRDLSRLRKDAHEVSGVRLPSVMRRLAAGEQVDVETEAPHLQYERDEIGQVGQALNTLQRAAVEAAVKQADMRRGVSEVFVNLARRNQVLLHRQLTLLDAMERRTENTDELADLFRLDHLTTRMRRHAEGLVILSGAAPSRQWRKPIQLMDVVRAAVAEVEDYERIEVRRLARIGVGGPAVADLTHLIAELLENATVFSPPHTAVQVLGERVANGFTLEINDRGLGMAPDVLLDANLRLAETPEFELSDTDRLGLFVVSRLAQRQNVRVSLQTSPYGGTTAVVFIPAALLTDAPETHGTGFRLDRRAERAIGSGGRTAGDGSGGGQDRGGGAPDRRATGRPSGLAPVPTGLVDPALLDGPIELEGPVGTLGFESDPVLDPLLEPLLGGASDLDDTESGRGGIFRSRDLRRDADREQHQQTTDQEPEPPAGVRPMRPGGPAPLPRRKPPTLVADNGRRVDEAGRAHPTAAERDAPTGPAEAEGPGVGFTPVEPRQPTGFRKPAGPAAPEESASPGAPRTRETVGGLPRRIRQASLVPQLREETVVRDPEPARTEPDQDFERDAEEVRSRMASLQRGWQRGRRQNAEDVTGPGETAQGTTPGGDGR; encoded by the coding sequence ATGCGCTTTCGCGGAAAGTCCATCCGCAGGAAGATCGTGGCGTTGCTGCTGGTGCCGCTCATCTCCCTCACCGCGCTCTGGGGATTCGCCACCTTCCTGACAGGACGGGAGGCCGGTCGCCTGCTGAGCGCCGGCACCGTGGTGGAGAAGGTCGGTCATCCGCTGGAGGACACCGTCCGGGCCATTCAGAGCGAACGCCGCCAGACCCTCGTCTTCCTCGCCGACCCCAGGGCCTCCAACGCCCTCCCGCTCCTGCAGCGCCAACGAGCGGCCACCGACCGCGTCCTGAACGGCGTCAAGGACGGCGCCCGGCAGCAGGACATCCGCGACGCGCTGAGCTCCGACGACGGCGCCCAGCTGAATTCGATCCTCGGCACGGTCGAAGGGCTCGGCGCGCTGCGTGATTCGGTCGACCGGCGCACCATCGACCGCTCCAAGGCGATGGAGTTCTACAACCGGCTCATAGACCCCTGCTATCGCTTCCTCACCGGTCTCCGCACGATGGAGAACGTATCGATGGACAAGCAGGTCCGCGCACTGGTCGGCATCTCACGAGCCCGCGAAATGCTCTCCCGCGAAGACGCACTGGTCGCCTCGTCACTCATCGCCGGACGGCTCACCGCCGCCGAACTGCGCCAGATATCCGACCTCGTGGCAAACCGCGAACTGCTCTACGAGATCAACGTCGACGCGCTTCCCGCCGCGGAGCGCCAACGCGTGGAGCGGTACTGGGCGAGCCCGGACAGCGAACCGCTGCGGACGGCGGAGAAGACCCTCATCGAGGGCGGTCCCACCCAGGACCCGCGCGCCGTCGACGCCGAGCGCTGGCAGGATGCGGCCCCGCCGGTCCTGGACCGGCTGGCCAACGACTCCACTGAGATGAACAACCGCTTCCAGGACCGCAGCAAGCCCGCCGGCTACAGCGTCCTGATCAAGGCCGGTATCGCGGGCGTCCTCGGGTTCCTCGCCCTGATCGCCTCGGTGTTCGTCTCCGTACGCATCGGCCGTGAACTGATCCGGGACCTCTCCCGGCTCCGCAAGGACGCCCATGAGGTCTCCGGCGTACGGCTGCCGAGCGTGATGCGCCGGCTCGCCGCCGGGGAGCAGGTCGACGTCGAGACCGAAGCCCCGCACCTCCAGTACGAGCGGGACGAGATCGGCCAGGTCGGCCAGGCCCTAAACACCCTGCAAAGGGCGGCCGTCGAGGCCGCAGTGAAGCAGGCGGACATGCGGCGTGGCGTCTCCGAGGTCTTCGTCAACCTCGCCCGCCGCAACCAGGTCCTGCTGCACCGGCAGCTGACGCTCCTGGACGCCATGGAGCGCCGCACCGAGAACACCGATGAACTCGCGGACCTCTTCCGCCTCGACCACCTGACCACCCGCATGCGACGCCACGCCGAGGGCCTGGTGATCCTCTCCGGCGCGGCCCCGTCCCGGCAGTGGCGCAAGCCGATCCAGCTGATGGACGTGGTGCGGGCGGCGGTCGCCGAGGTCGAGGACTACGAGCGGATCGAGGTCCGCCGACTGGCCCGGATCGGGGTGGGCGGCCCCGCCGTCGCCGACCTGACCCACCTGATCGCCGAACTCCTGGAGAACGCGACCGTGTTCTCGCCCCCGCACACCGCGGTCCAGGTGCTCGGCGAACGCGTGGCCAACGGCTTCACGCTCGAAATCAACGACCGCGGCCTCGGCATGGCCCCCGACGTCCTCCTGGACGCCAACCTCAGGCTCGCCGAGACCCCCGAGTTCGAACTGTCCGACACCGACCGGCTCGGCCTGTTCGTGGTCAGCCGTCTCGCGCAGCGCCAGAACGTCCGCGTCTCGCTGCAGACCTCTCCGTACGGCGGCACGACCGCCGTCGTCTTCATCCCGGCGGCGCTGCTCACCGACGCCCCGGAGACGCACGGCACCGGCTTCCGCCTCGACCGCCGGGCCGAGCGGGCGATCGGCAGCGGTGGCCGGACCGCCGGTGACGGGTCCGGCGGCGGCCAGGACCGCGGGGGCGGCGCACCGGACCGCCGCGCCACCGGCAGGCCCTCCGGCCTTGCCCCCGTTCCGACCGGCCTGGTCGACCCGGCCCTCCTGGACGGGCCCATCGAGCTCGAAGGCCCCGTCGGAACACTGGGCTTCGAGAGCGACCCCGTGCTCGACCCGCTGCTCGAACCCCTGCTGGGCGGCGCCTCCGACCTCGACGACACCGAGAGCGGGCGCGGCGGCATCTTCCGCTCCCGCGACCTCCGGCGCGACGCCGACCGCGAACAGCACCAGCAGACCACGGACCAGGAGCCGGAGCCGCCGGCCGGCGTACGGCCGATGCGCCCCGGCGGTCCGGCGCCACTGCCCCGCCGCAAGCCGCCGACCCTGGTCGCCGACAACGGCCGCCGGGTCGACGAGGCGGGCCGCGCCCATCCCACGGCCGCCGAGCGGGACGCCCCGACGGGCCCCGCCGAAGCGGAGGGCCCCGGCGTCGGCTTCACGCCCGTCGAACCCCGGCAGCCCACCGGCTTCCGGAAACCAGCCGGACCCGCCGCACCCGAGGAGTCCGCGTCGCCCGGAGCCCCGAGAACGCGGGAGACCGTGGGCGGCCTGCCCCGCCGCATCCGGCAGGCCAGCCTCGTCCCGCAACTGCGCGAGGAAACGGTGGTCCGCGATCCCGAGCCGGCCCGGACGGAACCGGACCAGGACTTCGAACGTGATGCGGAAGAGGTGCGCAGCCGGATGGCTTCGCTCCAACGCGGCTGGCAGCGTGGCCGTCGGCAGAACGCCGAGGACGTGACCGGCCCCGGTGAAACAGCACAAGGAACCACTCCGGGAGGGGACGGTCGATGA